In Comamonas sp. lk, the following proteins share a genomic window:
- a CDS encoding 3-oxoacid CoA-transferase subunit A, with product MINKITDTIAQALASVQDGATVLIGGFGTSGNPNELIDGLIAQGARDLTVVNNNAGNGDQGLAALLKSGQVRKIICSFPRQVDSWVFDDLYRSGKIELELVPQGNLAERLRAASAGVGAFFCPTAYGTELAAGKETREINGKHYVLEYPIHGDLALIKAEKGDRWGNLTYRMSARNFGPVMASAAKHTIATVHELVELGALDPEAVVTPGIYVSQIVKIDRVATLAGGFKKSA from the coding sequence GTGATCAACAAAATCACCGACACCATCGCCCAGGCGCTGGCTAGCGTACAGGACGGAGCCACGGTACTGATCGGGGGCTTTGGCACCTCGGGCAATCCCAACGAGCTCATAGACGGACTGATTGCACAGGGCGCACGCGACCTGACCGTGGTCAACAACAATGCCGGCAACGGCGATCAAGGCCTGGCGGCGCTGCTCAAAAGCGGCCAGGTACGCAAGATCATTTGCAGCTTTCCCCGCCAGGTGGATAGCTGGGTCTTTGATGATCTCTACCGCAGCGGCAAGATCGAACTGGAACTGGTCCCTCAGGGCAATCTGGCCGAACGCCTGCGTGCGGCCAGTGCAGGTGTAGGCGCCTTCTTCTGCCCCACGGCCTACGGCACAGAACTGGCAGCCGGCAAAGAAACCCGCGAGATCAACGGCAAGCACTATGTGCTGGAGTACCCCATCCACGGCGATCTGGCCTTGATCAAGGCCGAAAAAGGCGACCGCTGGGGCAACCTCACCTACCGCATGTCGGCCCGCAACTTCGGACCGGTGATGGCATCAGCTGCCAAGCACACGATTGCCACGGTGCACGAACTGGTGGAGCTGGGCGCGCTGGACCCCGAAGCCGTGGTCACTCCCGGCATCTATGTCAGCCAGATCGTCAAGATCGACCGCGTGGCCACCCTGGCCGGTGGTTTCAAGAAATCGGCATGA
- a CDS encoding IclR family transcriptional regulator C-terminal domain-containing protein encodes MEKLPASVLPTGAASGTGAKEGLPTLAASDADSNAVADVPRPGDSYVQSFARGLAVIRSFSADAPAQTLSEVAAKAGLTRAGARRILLTLQTLGYVKSDGKLFQLTPRIMELGFAYLSSTPVWNLAEPVMERLVDETKESCSAAVLDGSDIVYVLRVHTHKIMSTNLGVGSRLPAFWTSMGRVLLAGESDASLQVLLAGRERQRFTALTEQDDEQLLQRILQVREQGWALVDQELEEGLISIAAPIKNAAGRTVAALNISGQANRNSAQMMREQLLPRLLASTQLISQLLRASSRLNL; translated from the coding sequence ATGGAAAAACTTCCCGCTTCCGTATTACCCACAGGTGCAGCTTCTGGAACAGGTGCTAAAGAGGGCCTCCCCACGCTGGCTGCATCGGATGCAGATTCCAACGCCGTCGCCGATGTGCCGCGCCCAGGCGATAGCTATGTGCAGTCATTTGCACGGGGTCTGGCGGTGATTCGCTCCTTTAGCGCCGATGCCCCGGCACAGACGCTCAGCGAAGTGGCGGCAAAAGCAGGTTTGACGCGCGCCGGCGCCCGAAGAATTTTGCTGACGCTGCAGACGCTTGGCTATGTGAAAAGCGATGGCAAGCTGTTTCAGCTGACGCCGCGCATCATGGAGCTGGGCTTTGCCTATCTGAGTTCGACCCCGGTATGGAATCTGGCCGAGCCCGTGATGGAGCGGCTGGTGGATGAAACCAAGGAGTCCTGCTCGGCAGCCGTGCTCGATGGCAGCGACATCGTCTATGTGCTGCGCGTGCATACCCACAAGATCATGAGCACCAACCTGGGAGTGGGCTCGCGCCTGCCGGCTTTCTGGACGTCGATGGGGCGCGTGCTGCTGGCGGGTGAAAGCGATGCATCGCTGCAGGTTTTGCTGGCCGGCAGAGAGCGGCAGCGATTCACCGCCTTGACCGAGCAGGATGACGAGCAATTGCTGCAGCGCATCCTGCAGGTGCGTGAACAAGGTTGGGCTTTGGTGGATCAGGAGCTGGAGGAAGGGCTGATCTCGATTGCGGCGCCCATCAAGAATGCTGCCGGGCGCACCGTGGCAGCGCTCAACATCAGCGGGCAGGCCAACCGCAACAGCGCCCAGATGATGCGCGAGCAGCTGCTTCCTCGCCTGCTGGCATCCACACAGCTCATCAGCCAACTGCTGCGGGCATCGTCGCGCCTGAATCTTTGA
- a CDS encoding transposase, whose protein sequence is MARLPRLTLADLPHHIIQRGNNGAEIFVDAQDRQTMLDLLREMARRFDVDVHAYVLMPNHFHLLLTPRTELGLPQFMQAVGRSYVRYFNNRHGRSGTLWEGRYRCTVLQARDWLIPTMVSMDLNPVRAGLVPKAGDWPWSSYGASAGLRNDALVSPHAMFWTLGNTPFARDAAYVSAVDTGLSSDAQEQISHAAMRGWALGDSDFIEKLQQKTERRISRQRAGRPPKAPKTLS, encoded by the coding sequence ATGGCCCGCCTGCCACGACTCACTCTTGCGGATTTGCCGCACCACATCATTCAACGCGGCAACAACGGGGCCGAGATCTTTGTGGATGCCCAGGATCGCCAGACCATGCTGGATTTGCTGCGCGAGATGGCTCGGCGCTTTGATGTGGATGTGCATGCCTATGTGCTCATGCCCAACCACTTTCATTTGCTGCTCACGCCCAGAACAGAGCTGGGCCTGCCCCAGTTCATGCAGGCTGTGGGGCGCAGCTATGTGCGCTATTTCAATAATCGCCATGGCCGCAGCGGCACGCTGTGGGAAGGGCGCTACCGCTGCACGGTGCTGCAGGCCAGGGACTGGCTGATCCCGACCATGGTTTCCATGGATCTGAATCCCGTCCGTGCGGGCTTGGTGCCTAAAGCCGGAGACTGGCCCTGGTCCAGCTATGGCGCCAGCGCGGGCCTGCGCAACGACGCGCTGGTCAGCCCGCATGCCATGTTCTGGACGCTGGGCAATACGCCGTTTGCGCGCGATGCAGCCTATGTTTCTGCGGTTGATACAGGCCTGAGCAGCGATGCGCAAGAGCAGATCAGCCACGCCGCCATGCGCGGTTGGGCGCTGGGCGACAGCGATTTCATTGAAAAATTGCAACAAAAAACCGAGCGCCGGATAAGCCGCCAACGCGCAGGACGCCCGCCAAAAGCCCCCAAGACGCTGTCATAG
- a CDS encoding glutamate synthase-related protein: MTTAAEIKHLQDHGLYSKSNEHDACGLGFVAHIKGEKRHDIVLGALKILENIDHRGAVGADPLMGDGAGILIQIPDQLYREEMVKQGVTLPPAGEYGVGMIFLPKEHASRLACQQEMERAIKAEGQVLLGWRDVPVNRDMPMSPTVQEKEPILRQVFIGRGTDVIVQDALERKLYVIRKTASAAIQNLGLKHSKEYYVPSMSSRTVVYKGLLLADQVGVYYKDLSDERCISAIGLVHQRFSTNTFPEWPLAHPYRYVAHNGEINTVRGNYNWMLAREGVMASPVLGDDLQKLYPISFAGQSDTATFDNCLELLTMAGYPISQAVMMMIPEPWEQHEAMDERRRAFYEYHAAMIEPWDGPASIVFTDGRQIGATLDRNGLRPSRYCITDDDLVILASEAGVLPVPDSKIVRKWRLQPGKMLLIDLEQGRMIEDEELKANVVNTKPYKQWIENLRIKLDQVQVPADFVAPVKAADLPLLDRQQAFGFTQEDIKFLLTPMAEKGEEGIGSMGNDSPLAVLSDKNKPLYNYFRQMFAQVTNPPIDPIREAIVMSLVSFVGPKPNLLDINQVNPPMRLELQQPVLDVEGMTKLREIEKHTNGKFKSSTIDITYPLSWGKQGVEAKLASLCAHAVDEIKGGANILIISDRNLSATQVAIPALLALSAIHQHLVREGLRTTAGLVVETGTAREVHHFAVLAGYGAEAVHPYLAIETLQDIFSRQDAPITADKAIYHYVKAIGKGLSKIMSKMGVSTYMSYCGAQLFEAVGLNSETVDKYFTGTASRVEGIGVFEIAEETIRNHNAAFSDDPVLETMLDAGGEYAWRARGEEHMWTPEVIAKLQHSTRANNFGTYKEFAQLINDQSKRHMTLRGLFEFKFDPAKAIPVDQVESAKEIVKRFATGAMSLGSISTEAHATLAVAMNRIGGKSNTGEGGEDPKRYRNELKGIPITKGETLASIIGGDKVESDIELLDGDSLRSRIKQVASGRFGVTAEYLASADQIQIKMAQGAKPGEGGQLPGGKVSEYIGALRHSVPGVGLISPPPHHDIYSIEDLAQLIHDLKNVAPHASISTKLVSEVGVGTIAAGVTKCKSDHLVIAGHDGGTGASPWSSIKHAGGPWEIGLAETQQTLVLNRLRGRVRVQADGQMKTGRDVIIGALLGADEFGFATAPLVVEGCIMMRKCHLNTCPVGVATQDPVLRAKFSGKPEHVVNYFFFIAEEVRQIMAQLGIAKFDDLIGRSDLLDTRKGIAHWKAQGLDFSRLFALPEVPADVARFHVDTQDHLLDKALDVKLIERCKPAIENGEKVRIMEVARNVNRSVGAMLSGAVTKAHPEGLPNDTIRIHFEGTGGQSFGAFLCNGITLNLTGEANDYTGKGLSGGRVVVHPSHEFRGNSVNNTIVGNTVMFGATSGEAFFSGVAGERFAVRLSGATAVVEGVGDHGCEYMTGGTAVVLGKTGRNFAAGMSGGVAYVYDEDGKFAERCNTASVKLEKVLPHDEFVSRVDPGIWHRGQSDDQQLRALIEAHSRWTGSTRARDLLDNWAAARAKFVKVFPTEYQRALGEIYERKQKEKQAAQAQATPKKEAALAK; the protein is encoded by the coding sequence ATGACGACGGCTGCAGAGATCAAGCATCTCCAAGACCACGGTCTGTACTCCAAGAGCAACGAACACGACGCCTGTGGTCTGGGCTTTGTGGCTCATATCAAGGGCGAGAAGCGCCATGACATCGTTCTGGGTGCGCTGAAGATTCTGGAGAATATCGACCACCGCGGCGCCGTGGGAGCCGATCCTCTGATGGGCGACGGCGCAGGCATCCTGATTCAGATTCCGGACCAGCTCTACCGTGAAGAAATGGTCAAGCAGGGCGTGACGCTGCCTCCCGCCGGTGAGTATGGCGTGGGCATGATCTTCCTGCCCAAGGAGCACGCATCCCGCCTCGCATGCCAGCAGGAGATGGAACGCGCCATCAAGGCCGAAGGCCAGGTGCTGCTGGGCTGGCGCGATGTGCCGGTCAACCGCGACATGCCCATGTCGCCCACCGTGCAGGAAAAGGAACCCATCCTGCGCCAGGTTTTCATCGGCCGCGGCACGGACGTAATCGTGCAGGACGCACTGGAGCGCAAGCTGTATGTGATCCGCAAGACGGCCAGTGCCGCCATCCAGAACCTGGGCCTCAAGCACAGCAAGGAATACTACGTTCCCAGCATGAGCAGCCGTACCGTGGTGTACAAGGGCCTGCTGCTGGCCGATCAGGTCGGCGTGTACTACAAGGACTTGTCCGATGAGCGTTGCATCTCCGCCATCGGTCTGGTGCACCAGCGTTTCTCCACCAACACTTTCCCCGAGTGGCCTCTGGCTCACCCCTATCGCTATGTGGCCCACAACGGTGAAATCAACACCGTGCGCGGCAACTACAACTGGATGCTGGCTCGCGAAGGCGTGATGGCCTCGCCCGTGCTGGGCGACGACCTGCAAAAGCTCTATCCCATCAGCTTTGCCGGCCAGTCCGATACCGCCACCTTCGACAACTGCCTGGAACTGCTGACCATGGCTGGCTATCCCATCAGCCAGGCCGTGATGATGATGATTCCCGAGCCCTGGGAACAGCACGAGGCCATGGACGAGCGCCGCCGCGCCTTCTATGAATACCACGCCGCCATGATCGAACCCTGGGACGGCCCAGCTTCCATCGTGTTCACCGATGGCCGCCAGATCGGCGCCACGCTGGATCGCAACGGCCTGCGTCCTTCGCGCTACTGCATCACCGATGACGATCTGGTCATCCTGGCTTCCGAAGCCGGCGTGCTGCCCGTGCCCGACAGCAAGATCGTGCGCAAATGGCGTCTGCAGCCCGGAAAGATGCTGCTGATCGACCTGGAACAAGGTCGCATGATCGAAGACGAAGAGCTCAAGGCCAACGTCGTCAACACCAAGCCCTACAAGCAGTGGATCGAGAACCTGCGCATCAAGCTCGACCAGGTGCAAGTGCCCGCCGACTTTGTGGCCCCCGTCAAGGCCGCGGATCTGCCGCTGCTGGACCGCCAGCAAGCCTTTGGCTTCACCCAGGAAGACATCAAGTTCCTGCTGACGCCCATGGCCGAGAAGGGCGAAGAGGGCATTGGCTCCATGGGTAATGACAGCCCGCTGGCCGTTCTGTCCGATAAGAACAAGCCGCTGTACAACTACTTCCGTCAGATGTTCGCCCAGGTGACGAACCCGCCGATCGACCCGATCCGCGAGGCCATCGTCATGTCCCTGGTGTCCTTTGTGGGCCCCAAGCCCAACCTGCTGGACATCAACCAGGTCAACCCGCCCATGCGCCTGGAGCTGCAGCAGCCCGTGCTCGACGTGGAGGGCATGACCAAGCTGCGCGAAATCGAAAAGCACACCAACGGCAAGTTCAAGAGCTCCACGATCGACATCACCTATCCGCTGTCCTGGGGCAAGCAAGGTGTGGAGGCCAAGCTGGCTTCGCTGTGTGCCCATGCCGTGGACGAGATCAAGGGCGGCGCCAACATCCTGATCATCAGCGACCGCAACCTGAGCGCCACACAGGTGGCTATCCCTGCGCTGCTGGCGCTGTCGGCAATCCACCAGCATCTGGTGCGTGAAGGCCTGCGCACTACCGCTGGTCTGGTGGTGGAAACCGGTACCGCCCGCGAAGTGCACCACTTTGCCGTGCTGGCTGGTTACGGCGCGGAAGCGGTTCACCCCTATCTGGCGATCGAGACGCTGCAAGATATCTTCAGCCGCCAGGATGCCCCCATCACTGCCGACAAGGCCATCTATCACTATGTGAAGGCCATCGGCAAGGGGCTGTCCAAGATCATGTCCAAGATGGGCGTGTCCACCTATATGTCGTACTGCGGTGCCCAGCTGTTCGAAGCCGTGGGTCTGAACAGCGAAACCGTGGACAAGTACTTCACCGGCACGGCCAGCCGCGTGGAAGGCATAGGCGTGTTCGAGATCGCCGAAGAAACCATTCGCAACCACAACGCGGCTTTCAGCGACGACCCGGTGCTGGAAACCATGCTGGATGCCGGCGGCGAGTACGCCTGGCGTGCCCGTGGCGAGGAGCATATGTGGACGCCGGAAGTGATTGCCAAGCTGCAGCACTCCACCCGCGCCAACAACTTCGGCACCTACAAGGAATTCGCCCAGCTGATCAACGACCAGAGCAAGCGCCACATGACGCTGCGCGGCCTGTTTGAGTTCAAGTTCGATCCCGCCAAGGCCATTCCTGTGGACCAGGTCGAATCGGCCAAGGAAATCGTCAAGCGCTTTGCCACGGGTGCCATGTCGCTGGGCTCCATCTCCACCGAAGCCCACGCTACCCTGGCCGTGGCCATGAACCGCATCGGCGGCAAGAGCAACACCGGCGAAGGTGGCGAGGATCCCAAGCGCTATCGCAATGAGCTCAAGGGCATCCCCATCACCAAGGGCGAGACCCTGGCTTCCATCATCGGCGGCGACAAGGTCGAGTCCGATATCGAGCTGCTCGATGGCGACTCGCTGCGTTCACGCATCAAGCAGGTGGCTTCCGGCCGTTTTGGCGTGACGGCCGAGTACCTGGCTTCTGCCGATCAGATCCAGATCAAGATGGCTCAGGGCGCCAAGCCCGGTGAAGGCGGTCAGCTGCCTGGCGGCAAGGTGAGCGAGTACATCGGTGCGCTGCGTCACTCCGTGCCGGGTGTGGGTCTGATTTCGCCTCCTCCTCACCACGACATCTACTCGATCGAAGATCTGGCTCAGCTGATTCACGATCTGAAGAACGTGGCGCCTCACGCCAGCATCAGCACCAAGCTGGTGTCTGAAGTCGGTGTGGGCACGATTGCTGCAGGCGTGACCAAGTGCAAGAGCGATCACCTGGTGATCGCCGGCCATGACGGTGGTACCGGCGCTTCGCCCTGGTCTTCCATTAAGCATGCGGGCGGTCCCTGGGAAATCGGCCTGGCCGAGACCCAGCAAACCCTGGTGCTGAACCGTCTGCGCGGCCGTGTGCGCGTGCAGGCCGACGGCCAGATGAAGACCGGCCGTGACGTGATCATCGGCGCTCTGCTGGGTGCCGACGAATTCGGCTTTGCCACGGCTCCTCTGGTGGTTGAAGGCTGCATCATGATGCGCAAATGCCATCTGAACACCTGCCCCGTGGGCGTGGCCACGCAAGACCCGGTGCTGCGCGCCAAGTTCAGCGGCAAGCCCGAGCATGTGGTGAACTACTTCTTCTTCATCGCTGAAGAAGTGCGCCAGATCATGGCTCAGCTGGGTATTGCCAAGTTCGACGACCTGATCGGCCGTTCCGACCTGCTCGATACCCGCAAGGGCATCGCCCACTGGAAGGCACAGGGCCTGGACTTCAGCCGCCTGTTTGCCCTGCCCGAAGTGCCTGCCGATGTGGCCCGTTTCCACGTCGACACGCAAGACCACTTGCTGGACAAGGCGCTGGACGTCAAGCTCATCGAGCGCTGCAAGCCCGCTATCGAGAACGGCGAAAAAGTGCGCATCATGGAAGTGGCGCGCAACGTGAACCGTTCCGTCGGTGCCATGCTCTCCGGCGCCGTGACCAAGGCTCACCCCGAAGGTCTGCCCAACGACACCATCCGTATCCACTTTGAAGGTACGGGCGGCCAGTCCTTCGGTGCCTTCCTGTGCAACGGCATCACGCTGAACCTGACCGGCGAAGCCAATGACTACACGGGCAAGGGCTTGTCCGGCGGCCGTGTGGTGGTACACCCCAGCCATGAATTCCGTGGCAACAGCGTGAACAACACCATCGTGGGCAATACCGTGATGTTTGGTGCCACCAGCGGCGAGGCCTTCTTCTCCGGTGTGGCCGGTGAGCGCTTTGCCGTGCGCCTGTCCGGCGCCACGGCGGTGGTCGAAGGCGTGGGCGACCATGGCTGCGAATACATGACCGGCGGTACGGCCGTGGTGCTGGGCAAGACCGGCCGCAACTTTGCCGCCGGCATGAGCGGCGGTGTGGCCTATGTGTACGACGAAGACGGCAAGTTTGCCGAGCGTTGCAACACGGCCTCGGTCAAGCTGGAAAAAGTGCTGCCGCATGACGAGTTTGTCTCGCGTGTCGATCCCGGTATCTGGCATCGTGGCCAGAGCGACGACCAGCAACTGCGCGCCCTGATTGAAGCGCACAGCCGCTGGACGGGCTCCACCCGTGCCCGTGATCTGCTGGACAACTGGGCCGCTGCGCGTGCTAAGTTCGTCAAGGTGTTCCCGACCGAGTACCAGCGTGCGCTCGGCGAGATCTATGAACGCAAACAAAAGGAAAAGCAAGCTGCGCAAGCGCAAGCCACTCCCAAAAAAGAAGCAGCCCTGGCCAAGTAA
- a CDS encoding glutamate synthase subunit beta, whose protein sequence is MGKTTGFLEYERIEEGYAPVAERLKNYKEFVIGLTTDQAKVQAARCMDCGTPFCNNGCPVNNIIPDFNDLVYQGDWKNAIATLHSTNNFPEFTGRICPAPCEAACVANINGDAIGIKSIEHSIIDRAWAEGWVKPLPAKYQTGKKVAVVGAGPAGMAAAQQLVRAGHDVTLFEKNDRVGGLLRYGIPDFKLDKSLIDRRMEQLVAEGLKVRTGVLIAGKDGLGKDSKVTNWAKETISPEQLQAEFDAVLLTGGSEQSRDLPVPGRELDGVHYAMEFLPQQNKVNAGDKLKNQLRADGKHVIVIGGGDTGSDCVGTSNRHGAKSVTQFEVMPMPPEEENKPLVWPYWPIKLRTSSSHDEGCVREFAISTKSFNGEKGKVKSLTTVQVEFKNGKLTEVPGTEKTWEADMVLLAMGFVHPVATVLDAFGVDKDARGNAKAGTEFIGGYATNVSKVFAAGDIRRGQSLVVWAIREGRQAARAVDEFLMGASELPR, encoded by the coding sequence ATGGGAAAGACCACCGGATTTTTGGAGTACGAACGCATCGAAGAGGGCTATGCCCCGGTTGCGGAACGTCTGAAGAACTACAAGGAATTCGTCATCGGTTTGACGACCGACCAGGCCAAGGTGCAGGCTGCACGCTGCATGGATTGCGGCACGCCTTTCTGCAACAACGGCTGCCCGGTCAATAACATCATTCCGGACTTCAACGACTTGGTGTACCAGGGCGACTGGAAGAACGCCATCGCCACGCTGCACAGCACCAACAACTTCCCCGAGTTCACGGGCCGCATCTGCCCCGCGCCTTGCGAAGCCGCCTGCGTGGCCAACATCAACGGCGATGCCATCGGCATCAAGTCCATCGAGCACTCCATCATCGACCGTGCCTGGGCCGAAGGCTGGGTCAAGCCCCTGCCTGCCAAATACCAGACTGGCAAAAAAGTGGCCGTGGTCGGCGCCGGCCCGGCCGGCATGGCCGCCGCTCAGCAACTGGTGCGCGCCGGTCACGACGTGACCTTGTTTGAAAAGAACGACCGCGTGGGTGGCCTGCTGCGTTACGGCATCCCCGACTTCAAGCTGGACAAGAGCCTGATCGACCGCCGCATGGAGCAACTGGTGGCCGAGGGCCTGAAGGTGCGCACCGGCGTGCTGATTGCCGGCAAGGATGGTCTGGGCAAGGATTCCAAGGTCACCAACTGGGCCAAGGAAACCATCAGCCCCGAACAGTTGCAGGCCGAATTCGACGCCGTGCTGCTGACCGGCGGATCCGAGCAGTCGCGTGATCTGCCCGTGCCCGGCCGCGAGCTGGATGGCGTGCACTACGCCATGGAGTTTCTGCCCCAGCAAAACAAGGTCAATGCCGGCGACAAGCTCAAGAACCAACTGCGCGCCGATGGCAAGCATGTCATCGTGATCGGTGGCGGCGATACCGGCTCCGACTGCGTGGGCACCTCCAACCGCCATGGCGCCAAGAGCGTGACCCAGTTTGAAGTCATGCCCATGCCGCCCGAAGAGGAGAACAAGCCCCTGGTCTGGCCTTACTGGCCGATCAAGCTGCGTACCTCGTCCAGCCATGACGAAGGTTGCGTGCGCGAGTTCGCCATCTCGACCAAGAGCTTCAACGGCGAAAAAGGCAAGGTCAAGAGCCTGACCACGGTGCAAGTCGAGTTCAAGAACGGCAAGCTGACCGAAGTGCCCGGTACCGAAAAGACCTGGGAAGCCGATATGGTGCTGCTGGCCATGGGCTTTGTGCATCCCGTGGCTACCGTGCTCGACGCTTTTGGCGTGGACAAGGACGCTCGCGGCAATGCCAAGGCCGGCACCGAATTCATTGGCGGCTATGCCACCAATGTGAGCAAGGTGTTTGCCGCCGGCGACATTCGCCGTGGCCAGTCCCTGGTGGTCTGGGCAATCCGCGAAGGTCGTCAAGCTGCTCGCGCAGTGGATGAGTTCCTGATGGGCGCTTCCGAGCTGCCACGCTGA
- a CDS encoding DUF3293 domain-containing protein, producing MPLTPTSLPAELQQAYENALYRVFDPAGALVHTLRVGQRDAWLQQAYLAHQSTSACYLTACNPLGQRLSDAENTQRMQQLRTALQRQGWRFESGQGQDPAALWPGEDSLLIWDMDQATAMAWGRQWQQNALLFCGADVVPRLLWLR from the coding sequence ATGCCGCTCACCCCAACATCGCTACCTGCCGAACTTCAGCAAGCCTATGAAAATGCGCTTTATCGGGTGTTTGATCCCGCAGGAGCCCTCGTCCACACCTTGCGCGTGGGCCAGCGCGATGCATGGCTGCAGCAGGCCTATCTGGCACATCAAAGCACCAGCGCCTGCTACCTCACGGCCTGCAATCCGCTGGGTCAGCGCCTGAGCGATGCGGAGAACACACAGCGCATGCAGCAACTGCGTACCGCGCTACAGCGGCAAGGCTGGCGGTTTGAATCGGGCCAGGGGCAAGACCCCGCAGCCCTGTGGCCGGGCGAGGACAGCCTGCTGATCTGGGACATGGACCAGGCCACGGCCATGGCCTGGGGCCGGCAGTGGCAGCAGAACGCTCTGCTGTTTTGCGGTGCCGATGTGGTGCCAAGGCTGCTGTGGTTGCGTTAA
- a CDS encoding amino acid ABC transporter substrate-binding protein, translating to MKKRTLLATVALTAILAACGKNEPASNTAAAPAPAAVAATKLVVGLDDNFPPMGFRDDKNELVGFDIDMAKEVSKRSGIEVEFKPIDWNAKEAELLGKRVDALWNGLTILEARKEKILFSDPYMVNKQIIIVKAGSDIKSKADMAGKTVGAQEGSSAVTAMEKDAELHAKFKATKLYGDNIAALMDLEAGRLDTVVVDEVVGRYYVNKKPENYTVLADDFGTEDYGVGFRKDDEATRNKVNDVLAEMKKDGKAAEIANKWFGADVIKH from the coding sequence ATGAAAAAACGTACCCTGTTGGCCACGGTGGCCCTGACTGCAATCCTGGCAGCCTGCGGCAAGAACGAGCCTGCATCCAATACTGCTGCAGCGCCTGCACCCGCAGCGGTTGCAGCCACCAAGCTGGTGGTGGGTCTGGACGACAACTTCCCGCCCATGGGTTTCCGTGACGACAAGAACGAGTTGGTGGGTTTTGACATCGACATGGCCAAGGAAGTGTCCAAGCGCTCGGGCATCGAAGTGGAATTCAAGCCAATCGACTGGAATGCCAAGGAAGCCGAGTTGCTGGGCAAGCGCGTGGATGCGCTGTGGAATGGCCTGACCATCCTCGAAGCCCGCAAGGAAAAGATTCTGTTCTCCGATCCCTACATGGTGAACAAGCAGATCATCATCGTGAAGGCCGGTTCGGACATCAAGTCCAAGGCTGACATGGCCGGCAAGACCGTGGGTGCCCAGGAAGGCTCCAGCGCCGTGACGGCCATGGAAAAGGATGCCGAGCTGCACGCCAAGTTCAAGGCCACCAAGCTCTATGGTGACAACATCGCCGCGCTGATGGATCTGGAAGCCGGCCGTCTGGACACCGTGGTGGTCGACGAAGTGGTGGGCCGTTACTACGTGAACAAGAAGCCCGAGAACTACACCGTGCTGGCGGACGACTTCGGCACCGAAGACTATGGCGTGGGCTTCCGCAAGGATGACGAAGCCACCCGCAACAAGGTCAACGACGTGCTGGCCGAAATGAAGAAGGACGGCAAGGCTGCTGAAATCGCCAACAAGTGGTTTGGCGCCGACGTCATCAAGCACTGA
- a CDS encoding amino acid ABC transporter permease: protein MEYVISLLGPMSAGALVTLKLFFITLALSIPMGLALALMRISRIKALSSAVGAYIWLMRGTPLMLQLLFVYFALPFVPVIGVRLPDFPAAVVAFALNYAAYFAEIFRAGIKSIDRGQYEGAKVLGMSYGQTMRRIVLPQMWARILPPVSNETITLVKDTSLIYVLALNDLLRVARGVVQRDFTFTPFIVAGCFYLVMTLVLTWIFQYLENRHAKYDA, encoded by the coding sequence ATGGAATATGTAATCTCGCTCTTGGGGCCCATGTCAGCTGGGGCTCTTGTAACTCTCAAGCTGTTTTTCATCACCCTGGCGCTGTCCATCCCCATGGGGCTAGCGCTGGCGCTGATGCGCATCTCCCGCATCAAGGCGCTGAGCTCGGCGGTAGGCGCCTATATCTGGCTGATGCGCGGCACGCCGCTGATGCTGCAGCTGCTGTTCGTGTATTTCGCCTTGCCGTTTGTGCCGGTGATCGGCGTGCGTCTGCCGGACTTTCCGGCAGCCGTGGTGGCTTTTGCGCTCAATTACGCGGCCTATTTTGCGGAAATCTTCCGTGCCGGCATCAAGTCCATAGACCGCGGCCAGTATGAAGGCGCCAAGGTGCTGGGCATGAGCTACGGCCAGACCATGCGCCGCATCGTGCTGCCCCAGATGTGGGCACGCATCTTGCCGCCTGTCAGCAATGAGACCATCACCCTGGTCAAGGACACCTCCCTGATCTATGTGCTGGCCTTGAATGATTTGCTGCGCGTGGCGCGTGGCGTGGTGCAGCGTGATTTCACCTTCACCCCGTTCATCGTGGCCGGCTGCTTCTATCTGGTGATGACGTTGGTGCTGACCTGGATCTTCCAATACCTTGAAAACCGCCATGCGAAGTATGACGCGTGA